In a single window of the Methanofollis ethanolicus genome:
- a CDS encoding site-specific integrase encodes MGSTTAPTQEDRAFHLVKPVYAHRSVDRALAEGRLTEDDATLIAAFITEQQASCSLTTIRVNKLVYLLVNWRRFVGPYRTNAIFDLYTGINNLKGGTNQRGKPFKQNTLHDHIILLKRFYLWLIENDISTVPSKKVKAIKAPSMDRNTKLPEQMLTSEEIRALIAAGGNSRDRAFVAVLYESGCRIGEIGRLSWERVSFDKHGAVLTVEDTKCHKSRHVRLVMSLPYLVAWRNDYPFEPTGRALVFITTRKTPLQYATAAKILTTLAERAGVKKRVTPHLFRHSRITHLITQGVTESVIKLMMWGNLSTDMFQTYAHLAGADIDREILGHYGVTVAAEAADQGLEPRECPECHTINAPTARYCTTCYRSLTGESTATIAGMEADIVAHPQAIRAIVEEMINEKKKRGEI; translated from the coding sequence ATGGGTTCAACTACCGCACCAACCCAAGAAGACCGGGCTTTCCATCTTGTCAAGCCTGTCTATGCGCACCGCTCCGTCGACCGCGCCCTCGCCGAGGGCCGTCTCACCGAAGACGACGCCACTCTCATCGCGGCCTTCATCACCGAACAACAGGCATCGTGCAGCCTCACCACCATCCGGGTGAACAAACTCGTCTACCTCCTCGTCAACTGGCGGCGCTTCGTCGGGCCGTACCGCACCAACGCCATCTTCGACCTCTACACCGGCATCAACAACCTGAAGGGAGGCACCAACCAGCGCGGCAAACCCTTCAAGCAGAACACCCTGCACGACCACATCATCCTCCTCAAACGCTTCTACCTCTGGCTCATCGAGAACGACATCTCCACGGTCCCGTCCAAGAAAGTGAAGGCCATCAAGGCCCCGAGCATGGACCGGAACACCAAACTCCCCGAGCAGATGCTCACCTCCGAGGAAATTCGCGCCCTCATCGCCGCAGGCGGAAACTCGCGGGACCGCGCCTTCGTCGCCGTGCTCTACGAGTCCGGGTGCAGGATCGGTGAGATCGGGCGGCTCAGTTGGGAGAGAGTCAGTTTTGACAAACACGGCGCCGTCCTCACCGTCGAGGACACCAAGTGCCACAAAAGCCGGCACGTCCGCTTGGTCATGTCACTTCCCTACCTCGTCGCGTGGCGCAACGACTACCCCTTCGAGCCAACAGGCCGGGCCCTCGTCTTCATCACCACTCGCAAGACCCCGCTCCAGTACGCAACCGCCGCCAAGATCCTCACCACCCTTGCCGAGCGGGCCGGTGTCAAAAAACGCGTCACGCCCCACCTCTTCCGCCACTCGCGCATCACCCACCTCATCACCCAGGGCGTCACCGAGTCGGTGATCAAACTCATGATGTGGGGCAACCTGAGCACCGATATGTTCCAGACGTACGCCCACCTGGCGGGGGCGGACATCGACCGCGAGATCCTCGGCCACTACGGCGTCACCGTCGCCGCCGAGGCGGCCGATCAGGGGCTCGAACCCCGCGAGTGTCCCGAGTGCCACACCATCAACGCCCCGACAGCCCGCTACTGCACCACCTGTTACCGCTCCCTCACCGGCGAGAGCACCGCAACCATCGCGGGAATGGAGGCCGACATCGTGGCCCACCCGCAGGCCATCAGGGCCATCGTCGAGGAGATGATCAACGAGAAGAAAAAAAGAGGTGAAATCTGA
- a CDS encoding RNA-guided pseudouridylation complex pseudouridine synthase subunit Cbf5: MLIAITRLAEKAGRDAALCAQYGHTCYTVSPLRAELLEENIDRFVAEANAGNFDAIFFTSALPAEVIAPRLRPDTGARIVAIGPQTARTLTACGLQPETLPSYYSADFAPYMGEWLKGRKVGIPRAAVPNPGLLQAVRDRGAEVCEYPTYTLVPTGEDLDTVRADVVLFTSASSFTEAHWTRRAGQIVAAIGTVTAAAMERAGVAPEVVGDGSLAGTLDALNSREERTGADRRVPGVPQAGLIAVDKPRGPSSHQVAAWVGEMLGMPIGHAGTLDPMVTGVLVIMIGPAVRLAPVLLKERKEYVCLMRLHGDVSREEIEETAREFAGRIYQRPPRRSAVKRNLRIRRIYDLEILDVDGRLVLFRAVCDAGTYIRSLCHHLGLALGVGAHMQELRRTRSGAIGENDTHTLHEVRDAVVAARAGDTAPLAAIILPPVQGIGDLPRIVVRDTAIDALCHGAALAGVGALSRTKYQKGDLVAVLSEKDELICLGEALTDSSAYEPGKTGLVLAPRAVMMAAGTYPRVWTTHPRRPTE; the protein is encoded by the coding sequence ATGTTGATTGCGATCACCCGCCTTGCTGAGAAGGCGGGAAGGGACGCCGCCCTCTGCGCCCAATACGGGCATACCTGCTACACGGTCTCGCCCCTGCGGGCCGAACTCCTGGAGGAGAACATCGACCGCTTCGTGGCCGAGGCGAATGCCGGAAACTTCGACGCCATCTTCTTCACGAGCGCCTTGCCCGCCGAGGTCATCGCCCCGCGGCTGCGCCCCGACACCGGCGCACGTATCGTCGCCATCGGCCCCCAGACGGCACGGACGCTGACGGCCTGCGGCCTCCAGCCCGAGACCCTCCCCTCCTATTACTCGGCAGACTTCGCACCCTATATGGGTGAGTGGCTGAAGGGCAGGAAGGTCGGCATCCCGCGGGCGGCGGTGCCGAACCCCGGCCTCCTCCAGGCGGTCAGGGACCGGGGCGCTGAGGTCTGCGAGTACCCCACCTATACCCTCGTCCCGACCGGGGAGGACCTCGACACGGTGCGTGCCGACGTCGTCCTCTTCACGAGCGCGTCGTCCTTTACCGAGGCGCACTGGACGCGGCGGGCAGGGCAGATCGTCGCCGCCATCGGCACGGTGACAGCGGCCGCAATGGAACGGGCCGGCGTCGCGCCCGAGGTCGTCGGGGACGGGTCCCTTGCCGGGACTCTCGACGCACTGAACAGCAGGGAGGAGAGGACCGGGGCCGATCGCCGGGTGCCGGGCGTCCCGCAGGCCGGCCTCATCGCCGTGGACAAACCAAGGGGGCCGTCGAGCCACCAGGTCGCCGCATGGGTCGGGGAGATGCTCGGTATGCCTATCGGGCATGCCGGCACCCTCGACCCCATGGTCACGGGTGTGCTCGTCATCATGATCGGCCCCGCGGTGCGTCTCGCCCCCGTCCTGCTGAAGGAAAGAAAAGAGTATGTCTGCCTGATGCGCCTCCACGGGGACGTCAGCAGAGAGGAGATCGAAGAGACGGCCAGGGAGTTCGCCGGCCGGATCTACCAGAGGCCGCCCCGCCGGAGCGCGGTGAAGCGGAACCTGCGGATCAGGCGCATCTACGACCTGGAGATACTGGACGTGGACGGGCGCCTCGTCCTCTTCAGGGCTGTCTGCGACGCGGGCACCTATATCAGGTCGCTCTGCCACCACCTCGGCCTCGCCCTCGGCGTCGGGGCCCACATGCAGGAACTCCGCCGGACCCGCTCGGGCGCTATCGGCGAGAACGACACTCACACCCTCCACGAGGTCAGGGACGCCGTCGTCGCCGCACGGGCGGGCGACACCGCGCCCCTCGCAGCCATCATCCTTCCGCCGGTCCAGGGCATCGGCGACCTCCCGCGGATCGTCGTGCGGGACACAGCGATCGACGCCCTCTGCCACGGCGCAGCGCTCGCGGGGGTCGGGGCCCTCTCGCGGACGAAGTACCAGAAAGGCGACCTTGTGGCCGTGCTCTCAGAAAAAGACGAACTCATCTGCCTCGGCGAAGCGCTCACCGATTCCTCGGCCTATGAGCCCGGGAAGACCGGACTTGTGCTCGCCCCGCGGGCGGTGATGATGGCCGCCGGGACCTATCCTCGGGTCTGGACGACGCACCCCCGCAGGCCGACCGAATAG
- a CDS encoding tripartite tricarboxylate transporter permease — MIVALVAGTLLGVALGTVSGLVPGVHVNTMAGLLLSLSPILVASLGTPVLAAALVAALVTHTFLDCVPSTFLGVPDADTAVMVLPAHALCLEGRGGEAVRLSALGSAAAVVWALPFSFLFLTLLTAFQSFIDLWIGVLLLAVACYLVVFSESPEWAAGVFLVSGFLGLFTFRYSFLAWNGGTGVLMPLLSGLFGVAVLISASGGRMPPQSAAVTYPDGRELFRCSCAGSLAGAVVGWLPGLSNATANAVLASAIDYGEDRRGYIVATSAANTANAFLGLAALYAVGRTRNGVMVALGTLDIPPFTALISVAALAAALAYAATVLLSGTAGVFSRVPLRPLNAAVILFVAFLSFLLCGPFGLFVLLAATLVGRVPTLVEVRRVFCMGAVMVPVILSSLGVAVL, encoded by the coding sequence GTGATAGTGGCCCTCGTCGCCGGCACCCTCCTCGGCGTCGCCCTCGGCACGGTCAGCGGCCTGGTGCCGGGCGTGCACGTCAACACGATGGCAGGGCTTCTCCTCTCCCTCTCCCCGATCCTCGTGGCGAGCCTCGGCACTCCCGTGCTGGCCGCGGCCCTTGTCGCCGCCCTCGTCACCCACACCTTCCTGGACTGTGTCCCATCCACCTTTCTCGGCGTGCCCGATGCCGACACTGCGGTGATGGTCCTCCCCGCCCACGCCCTCTGCCTGGAGGGGAGAGGTGGCGAGGCGGTGCGCCTCTCGGCCCTCGGGAGCGCTGCCGCCGTCGTCTGGGCCCTGCCCTTCTCCTTCCTTTTTCTCACTCTCCTCACCGCTTTCCAGTCCTTCATCGACCTCTGGATCGGCGTCCTGCTCCTTGCGGTCGCCTGTTACCTCGTCGTCTTCTCCGAGTCTCCCGAGTGGGCGGCAGGGGTCTTTCTCGTCTCCGGTTTCCTCGGCCTCTTCACCTTCAGGTACTCCTTCCTTGCCTGGAACGGCGGCACCGGCGTCCTGATGCCCCTCCTCTCCGGCCTTTTCGGGGTTGCGGTCCTCATCTCCGCCTCCGGCGGCAGGATGCCGCCGCAGTCGGCTGCGGTCACCTATCCTGACGGAAGAGAACTCTTCAGGTGCTCGTGCGCCGGGTCGCTGGCCGGTGCCGTCGTCGGATGGCTTCCCGGCCTCTCGAATGCCACCGCAAATGCCGTCCTCGCCTCGGCGATCGACTACGGCGAGGACCGGCGGGGCTACATCGTCGCCACAAGCGCCGCCAACACGGCGAACGCCTTTCTCGGCCTCGCCGCCCTCTACGCGGTTGGCCGGACGAGAAACGGTGTCATGGTGGCCCTCGGCACCCTCGACATCCCGCCTTTCACCGCCCTCATCTCCGTCGCCGCACTCGCTGCCGCCCTCGCATATGCCGCCACCGTCCTCCTCTCGGGTACGGCGGGCGTTTTTTCCCGCGTCCCCCTGCGCCCCCTGAACGCCGCCGTGATCCTCTTCGTCGCCTTCCTCTCCTTCCTCCTCTGCGGCCCCTTCGGCCTCTTCGTCCTCCTCGCCGCCACCCTTGTCGGGAGGGTGCCGACCCTTGTCGAGGTCCGCCGGGTCTTCTGCATGGGGGCGGTGATGGTCCCGGTGATCCTCTCGTCCCTCGGCGTGGCGGTCTTGTAG
- a CDS encoding calcium/sodium antiporter produces the protein MIIEGILFLVGIVLLVKGADFFVGGGSGLAARFGVSAATVGFTVIAFGTSLPEFVVSVNAVAADDAGIALGNVLGSNIANIALVLALCAFIRPQLVGRNGDGHDSTLWETGLMLAATGVFVLFALRGTLDLLAGAGMLTAFAIILALLWRHGKGEEASGVESHGNRDVLLTIAGLAAVIIGAQFVVDGAVAIAGALGVPTLVIGLSIVAVGTSLPELATSLMAIVRGEGGISVGNILGSNIFNLLFVMGIGALIRPVPIGNLSNTLITAAFALAVVPLFMGGDRFTRAWSLLLIAAYAGYMALIFGIV, from the coding sequence ATGATCATAGAAGGTATCCTCTTTCTCGTCGGCATCGTCCTCCTTGTCAAGGGCGCGGACTTCTTTGTCGGCGGGGGGAGTGGGCTTGCAGCGCGTTTCGGGGTCTCGGCGGCGACGGTCGGGTTTACGGTCATCGCCTTCGGCACCTCTCTCCCCGAATTTGTGGTGAGCGTGAACGCCGTCGCGGCTGACGACGCCGGGATCGCCCTCGGGAATGTCCTCGGGAGCAACATCGCCAATATCGCCCTTGTCCTTGCACTCTGCGCATTTATAAGGCCCCAACTTGTCGGCAGAAACGGCGACGGCCACGACTCCACCCTCTGGGAGACCGGGCTGATGCTCGCGGCGACGGGGGTCTTCGTCCTCTTCGCCCTGCGGGGCACACTCGACCTTCTCGCCGGCGCCGGGATGCTGACCGCATTCGCCATCATCCTCGCCCTCCTCTGGAGGCACGGGAAGGGAGAGGAGGCGTCCGGGGTCGAGAGCCACGGGAACAGGGACGTGCTCCTCACCATCGCAGGACTTGCCGCCGTCATCATCGGCGCCCAGTTCGTCGTCGACGGGGCGGTGGCGATCGCCGGCGCGCTCGGCGTCCCGACCCTCGTGATCGGGCTCTCGATCGTGGCGGTGGGCACCTCCCTGCCCGAACTCGCGACCTCCCTCATGGCGATCGTCAGGGGCGAGGGCGGCATCTCGGTCGGGAACATCCTGGGGAGCAACATCTTCAACCTCCTCTTCGTGATGGGCATCGGCGCCCTCATCAGGCCGGTGCCGATCGGCAACCTCTCCAACACCCTGATCACCGCCGCATTCGCCCTCGCCGTCGTCCCCCTCTTCATGGGCGGCGACCGGTTCACGCGGGCGTGGTCGCTCCTCCTCATCGCTGCGTATGCGGGCTATATGGCCCTGATCTTCGGGATCGTGTGA
- a CDS encoding NOP5/NOP56 family protein yields the protein MERYWFGDVEGGVCRPAETGPAALARRIETFGSELGRPDWRQAQACGAVRDRAEYIAVLQAGCMERAQARVAAELSGKDVELLQMVRTLDEIDHVANLLLERAVDWQAVLDPAFTRKYKRGGKALAGRIQRSPSPALRAVGGEIENLGELRNRLMREVSRRADAVLPNTSALVGGLVAARLMAEAGGLSPLARMPAATIQVLGARTAIFSHIRGNAPSPKHGVIFQHRRVHNAPKEVRGRVARVLAAKLAIAARIDYFRGELDTAFVEGAQTRIDAAGVSA from the coding sequence ATGGAGCGCTACTGGTTTGGGGACGTCGAAGGAGGGGTCTGTCGCCCTGCTGAGACCGGCCCTGCAGCCCTTGCCCGGCGAATAGAGACGTTCGGGTCAGAACTCGGGAGGCCCGACTGGAGACAGGCGCAGGCCTGCGGCGCGGTCAGGGACCGTGCCGAGTATATCGCCGTCCTGCAGGCAGGATGCATGGAAAGGGCGCAGGCGCGGGTGGCGGCCGAACTCTCCGGCAAGGATGTCGAACTCCTCCAGATGGTCCGGACCCTCGACGAGATCGATCATGTCGCAAACCTCCTGCTTGAGCGGGCCGTCGACTGGCAGGCCGTTCTCGACCCGGCCTTTACCCGGAAGTACAAAAGGGGCGGCAAGGCCCTTGCCGGGCGGATACAGAGGAGTCCCTCGCCTGCCCTGAGGGCGGTCGGGGGTGAGATCGAGAACCTCGGCGAACTGCGGAACCGCCTGATGCGCGAGGTCTCCCGGCGTGCCGACGCCGTCCTCCCGAACACGAGCGCCCTCGTCGGCGGCCTCGTGGCGGCGCGGCTCATGGCCGAGGCCGGCGGCCTCTCCCCTCTTGCCCGGATGCCCGCGGCGACCATCCAGGTGCTGGGGGCGCGGACCGCCATCTTCTCCCATATCCGCGGCAACGCCCCTTCCCCGAAGCACGGCGTCATCTTCCAGCACCGTCGTGTGCACAATGCGCCGAAAGAGGTGCGGGGTCGGGTGGCGCGGGTGCTTGCGGCGAAACTTGCCATTGCCGCACGCATCGACTACTTCAGGGGCGAACTCGATACGGCTTTTGTCGAAGGGGCGCAGACGCGGATCGACGCCGCAGGGGTGAGTGCATGA